The Streptomyces sp. HUAS MG91 sequence GGTTCCGCACGATGTAGATGTGCTGGATCCTGCCTTCGGAGACGCCCAGTTGGAAGAACGCCTCGGGCTTGCCGTCGACAAGGGCGACCAGCGCGGTCGCGCCGTTGGCCTCGGCGATGCGGAACTCGAAGCCGGGGCCGGAGTCCTTGGCCGCGATGCCGCGCAGGAACCGTCCCACCTTGTCGGCGGACTCGATGACGCGCAGCGGCGCCTTGGCCTTTCCGCCGCTGTCGCCCACGAGACGGACGTCGGGGGCGAGCAGGGCCAGCAGTCCGTCGAGGTCGCCCCCGGCCGCCGCGGCGAGGAATCGCTCGGTGAGGTCGCGCTGCCGGGCCGGGTCGACGTCGAACCTGGGGCGCCGCTCCTCGACGTGTCTGCGCGCGCGGGCGGCGAGTTGGCGCACCGCGCTCTCCCCGCGCTCCAGCACGGCGGCGATCTCCGCGAAGGGCAGTCCGAACGCCTCGCGCAGCACGAACACCGCGCGCTCCAGCGGCGAGAGCGACTCCAGGACGACCAGTACGGCGAACGAGACGGAGTCGGCGAGCACGGCCTGCTCGGCGGTGTCGGGCACGGTCGGCCCGAAGTCGGTGACCAGCGGTTCGGGCAGCCAGGGGCCCACGTAGGACTCCCGGCGCGCCTGCGCCTCGCGGAGCCGGTCGACGGCGAGGCGGGTGGCGATGCGCACCAAGTAGCCGCGTGGTTCGCGGACCTCGCCCCGGTCGGCGCGCGACCAGCGCAGCCAGGTGTCCTGCACGACGTCCTCGGCGTCGGCGACGCGGCCCAGCATGCGGTAGGCCACGCCCATGAGGACGGGACGGTGCTCCTCGAAGGCGCGAAGAGAGTCGTCGGTCGGCGTTTCGGCGGCCACGCCCCCATCCCATCCGACGGACCGCGTCCTGTCCAGGCGGAACCGGTACGTCCGCCCCACGAGGACGTCACCCTGCCCCCGCCCCTTGAACTGGACGCTACTGGGCGGTAATTGTTGCTGACAAGGAGTCTAAAGAACCGTCGCGGCGTGACGGGGACAGGGAG is a genomic window containing:
- a CDS encoding RNA polymerase sigma-70 factor translates to MAAETPTDDSLRAFEEHRPVLMGVAYRMLGRVADAEDVVQDTWLRWSRADRGEVREPRGYLVRIATRLAVDRLREAQARRESYVGPWLPEPLVTDFGPTVPDTAEQAVLADSVSFAVLVVLESLSPLERAVFVLREAFGLPFAEIAAVLERGESAVRQLAARARRHVEERRPRFDVDPARQRDLTERFLAAAAGGDLDGLLALLAPDVRLVGDSGGKAKAPLRVIESADKVGRFLRGIAAKDSGPGFEFRIAEANGATALVALVDGKPEAFFQLGVSEGRIQHIYIVRNPDKLQALA